Proteins encoded by one window of Lepeophtheirus salmonis chromosome 3, UVic_Lsal_1.4, whole genome shotgun sequence:
- the LOC121114169 gene encoding uncharacterized protein, whose translation MTYTPLSFLFFLFLLSLSYSGGSDADDWTKCSPGCSCSWVNGKRTANCESQEFTSLPIFHFPDKIQVLVLNHNYLHSLKKKAFESVGLINLQKVYLQNCSIAYLDPTAFSGLVIMIELDLSWNRITSLVAGTFTGNIRIRKLRLNHNPLRNLDSYVFPPIPHLRILDISHCKLTQLNSQTFYSLSSAVEVIHLNDNNFRFINRSVFSTLQGRLKSLTLERNPWHCDCRLQEFWTWLMANNLFSLPTSCFEPKKLKGITWNELKIDSLACSPRVKIFNPMITVSSGQTAVLPCLVDKNPNAKIYWVRSGKIIMNNSLGPLNEGRMGERQFYTLQMGPATTRLKLISIHLEPSNKERAINTWLNLTIRNVQHSGAGEYTCVAKNEGGSDEGNVTLVYSESVMSYLDHPEISILLVTGIATGLVMFFLVGGIVFVVLMERRKRRQNSLILLRGRQSITSYSVGIDKRRGSGTKEVQSEKTRSIIGQVNKSLLEEEEEEDVEIMERIELKELNKDSKLYHQRPPEEDELIISKPSSATSSSSQYQDDSGCGDSQTTCSGMSYVQPPPDILDNAFYPSRPPVHKKQRDNNDAEKQRLFYKGEASSNGGVGDKRNTAHSLCSINNNKGPIILHLYGHETSQRGDQNYNSRSNLLFHEYESRRDLLEALVKDKNDTIV comes from the coding sequence ATGACCTACACGCCACTTTCCTTCCTATTTTTTCTCTTCCTCTTGTCCTTATCTTATTCTGGTGGATCCGATGCAGATGATTGGACCAAGTGCAGTCCAGGATGCTCTTGTTCCTGGGTTAATGGAAAGCGTACAGCAAATTGTGAATCTCAAGAATTTACATCccttccaatatttcatttcccGGATAAGATCCAAGTTCTTGTCTTGAACCATAATTATCTTCATTCTCTCAAAAAGAAGGCATTTGAGTCTGTGGGACTCATTAATttgcaaaaagtatatttgcaAAACTGTTCCATTGCCTACTTGGATCCAACTGCCTTCTCTGGTCTTGTTATCATGATTGAATTGGATCTGAGTTGGAATAGAATTACTTCCCTTGTTGCGGGTACTTTTACAGGAAACATACGGATACGAAAGCTACGTCTAAACCATAATCCTCTCCGAAATCTAGATTCCTATGTATTTCCTCCAATACCACATCTTCGCATTCTAGATATATCGCATTGCAAGCTCACTCAGCTTAATTCCCAAACATTCTACTCCCTGTCTTCTGCAGTTGAAGTAATTCATCTGAACGATAACAATTTCCGATTCATCAACCGAAGCGTGTTTAGCACTCTGCAAGGCCGATTAAAGAGTCTGACACTGGAAAGGAATCCATGGCACTGTGATTGTCGTCTTCAAGAGTTTTGGACATGGTTGATGGCCAATAACTTATTTTCACTCCCTACATCATGCTTTGAGCCCAAAAAACTCAAAGGTATTACATGGAATGAGCTAAAAATCGATTCCTTGGCTTGTTCACCTCGAGTCAAAATTTTTAATCCCATGATAACAGTTTCGTCAGGACAAACGGCTGTTCTACCGTGTCTTGTGGATAAAAAtccaaatgcaaaaatatattgggttcgttctggaaaaattattatgaataactCACTTGGCCCGTTAAACGAAGGCCGAATGGGGGAGAGGCAATTTTATACTCTTCAAATGGGTCCAGCAACTACAAGGTTAAAGCTCATTTCAATCCATTTAGAGCCCTCCAATAAAGAAAGGGCTATAAATACTTGGTTAAATTTAACAATACGAAATGTCCAGCACTCTGGAGCAGGAGAGTATACCTGTGTGGCCAAGAACGAGGGTGGTTCTGATGAAGGGAATGTAACTTTGGTATATAGTGAGTCAGTGATGTCGTATTTGGATCATCCTGAGATTTCAATTCTTCTCGTGACTGGGATTGCTACCGGATTGGTCATGTTTTTCCTTGTTGGAGGGATAGTTTTCGTCGTTCTCATGGAACGGCGGAAGAGaagacaaaatagtttaatcCTTCTCCGCGGTCGTCAGTCCATCACTTCCTACTCTGTGGGAATAGATAAAAGAAGAGGTTCAGGTACAAAAGAAGTTCAATCAGAAAAGACACGGAGCATCATCGGCCAGGTAAACAAATCTCTTttggaggaagaagaagaagaagatgtgGAGATCATGGAACGGATAGAACTCAAGGAATTGAACAAGGACTCAAAGTTGTATCACCAAAGGCCTCCAGAAGAGGATGAGCTAATCATTTCCAAACCTAGCTCAGCAACATCCAGTTCTTCCCAGTATCAAGACGACTCAGGCTGTGGAGATAGTCAAACTACATGCAGTGGAATGAGTTATGTTCAGCCTCCACCAGATATCTTAGACAATGCATTTTATCCCTCCAGGCCTCCTGTTCATAAGAAACAACGTGATAACAATGACGCAGAGAAGCAAAGGCTCTTTTATAAGGGTGAGGCCAGCAGTAATGGTGGAGTAGGAGATAAGCGAAACACTGCACATTCTCTTTGctccattaataataataaaggacCCATTATACTTCATTTGTACGGACATGAAACGAGCCAGAGAGGAGATCAAAACTATAATAGTCGAAGCAATTTGTTATTCCATGAATATGAGTCCCGGAGGGATTTGTTGGAAGCTCTTGTCAAGGACAAAAATGATactattgtttaa